A region of Geobacillus sp. 46C-IIa DNA encodes the following proteins:
- a CDS encoding response regulator, whose amino-acid sequence MYRVLLIEDDPMVQEVNRQMIEQVSGFIVVGIAGNGEEGLRLIEELHPDVAVIDIYMPQLDGLETLKEIRARGHGVDILAITAASDIETVRRVLQNGAFDYIVKPFKFERLKQALENYRTFRQSLAEKESLTQAELDALRQTAEQPADPLPELPKGLNEVTLEKVVTYLRQHRFPVSAEEVAEGVGIARVTARRYLEHLEKSGKVVLDVQYGGVGRPVNRYQLKRL is encoded by the coding sequence ATGTATCGTGTATTGCTCATTGAAGATGATCCGATGGTTCAAGAAGTAAACCGGCAAATGATTGAACAAGTGAGCGGTTTCATCGTTGTCGGCATCGCCGGGAACGGAGAGGAAGGGCTGCGGTTGATCGAGGAACTCCACCCTGATGTAGCGGTCATTGACATTTACATGCCGCAATTAGACGGCCTCGAAACGTTAAAGGAAATTCGCGCCCGTGGACATGGGGTGGATATTCTAGCCATCACCGCCGCAAGCGACATCGAAACCGTGCGCCGCGTCCTGCAAAACGGCGCGTTTGACTACATTGTCAAACCGTTCAAATTCGAACGGCTCAAGCAGGCGCTCGAAAACTATCGGACCTTCCGCCAGTCGCTCGCGGAAAAAGAATCGCTCACCCAGGCAGAACTCGACGCATTACGGCAAACGGCCGAACAGCCTGCCGACCCGCTCCCTGAACTTCCAAAAGGATTAAACGAAGTGACGTTGGAAAAAGTCGTCACCTACTTGCGCCAGCACCGCTTCCCGGTCTCCGCCGAAGAAGTGGCCGAAGGCGTCGGCATCGCCCGCGTCACCGCCCGCCGCTATTTAGAGCATCTCGAAAAAAGCGGAAAAGTCGTGCTTGATGTGCAATACGGCGGTGTTGGCCGCCCCGTCAACCGCTATCAGTTGAAACGGCTATAG
- a CDS encoding peptidoglycan-binding protein — protein MYVVDGASRIIYYPSNYTNYLWSGQTLKRGDRNDYVKTLQSWLYKAGFNPGGIDGVYGANTEKAVKEFQKKVGITADGIAGKQTYQALQKYVRTQTTLSRSNSSSSNDHWTGQTLREGSEGQAVKDLQTKLQRLGYNVGAVDGIYGKQTTEAVRSFQKANGLEVDGIAGKITYNAIEHMLQQKNYYDKKTIIENKYRSLEAKVHSRNSTWDEVSESLKEIAKLGFDFIIGDDIKTLLNPSADTIDKVIAALSFIPTGKLLNGAIKLSKVGEKIAVKIDSKILAVGKEVILPKVDTFEQARNIALEIVGDLGSNSKPVIGRLKTSKGYGKVIGRMSADEKVRWRLDYDPEKGIHINVEDYRNGKGQAIKVCIPFKGDEKTFESLLKHLNK, from the coding sequence ATGTACGTTGTAGATGGGGCTAGCAGAATCATCTATTATCCATCAAATTATACAAATTATCTATGGAGTGGGCAAACGCTAAAAAGAGGTGATCGAAATGATTATGTGAAGACATTGCAATCTTGGCTTTACAAGGCCGGATTTAATCCTGGGGGAATTGATGGAGTTTACGGAGCAAATACAGAGAAGGCTGTGAAGGAATTTCAGAAGAAGGTTGGAATCACGGCCGATGGAATTGCGGGGAAACAAACGTACCAAGCTCTGCAAAAGTATGTCAGAACACAAACGACATTGTCCCGATCAAACTCATCAAGCAGCAATGATCATTGGACAGGTCAGACACTCAGAGAAGGCAGCGAGGGACAAGCCGTAAAAGATTTGCAGACTAAACTTCAGCGATTGGGATATAACGTGGGAGCTGTTGATGGTATTTACGGTAAACAAACAACAGAAGCAGTAAGAAGCTTTCAAAAAGCAAATGGACTAGAAGTTGATGGGATAGCTGGTAAAATCACTTACAACGCTATTGAGCATATGTTGCAACAAAAAAATTACTATGATAAAAAGACAATTATTGAAAATAAGTATAGATCACTAGAAGCCAAAGTTCATTCAAGGAACTCAACTTGGGATGAAGTGTCGGAATCTCTAAAAGAAATTGCAAAATTAGGATTTGATTTTATCATTGGGGATGATATTAAAACTTTATTGAATCCCAGCGCTGATACAATTGATAAAGTTATTGCGGCTTTAAGTTTTATTCCGACTGGTAAGCTGTTAAATGGTGCTATAAAATTGTCTAAGGTTGGAGAAAAAATTGCTGTAAAGATAGACTCTAAAATTTTAGCTGTTGGAAAAGAGGTGATACTTCCAAAAGTAGATACATTTGAACAAGCAAGAAACATTGCATTGGAAATTGTAGGTGATTTAGGATCGAATTCTAAACCTGTAATAGGGAGATTGAAAACTAGCAAAGGATATGGAAAAGTGATTGGTAGGATGTCTGCGGACGAGAAAGTTAGGTGGAGACTAGATTATGATCCGGAGAAAGGGATACATATTAACGTTGAAGATTACAGAAATGGGAAAGGTCAAGCGATAAAAGTATGCATTCCTTTTAAAGGGGATGAAAAAACATTCGAATCCCTTTTAAAGCATCTCAATAAATAA
- a CDS encoding sensor histidine kinase, which yields MNRLSIRWKITILIFVIVSFSMLLSGVFIISDFFHTKEEELSQRALLTARTVSELPEVKQHIVGSKQSRALVNPIVERVRVIHSADYIVVLDMNKIRLSHPLPTMIGTVSRGADEGPAFAEHTYTSKARGEIGTVVRAFVPIMNRDHEQIGVTIAAYRLPTFWEAIDTLKEEIAMAVVLSLAAGGSGAWLLASHIKRQMFELEPHEIAKLLVERTEAFNAMHEGVIAIDSNENITIFNDRAKQMLGIEGDVIGRPIRSVIPDTYLPEILEVNKPIYNKELQLGNLTIWSNRIPIKVNGETVGAIAIFQDRTEVKRLAEELTGVKAFVHALRVQNHEYMNKLHTIAGLIQLGHVEKALEYVFQVTEEQAELTQFLSRNIKDESISGLLLSKIRRGKELGIRVTIDRHSRLHRFPPHLDHHDFVILLGNLIENAFDAFQGITDREKEIYISMEQNEEICSLSVEDNGQGITREHIDRIFDEGFSTKGKNGRGIGLYLVKQIVEKGNGHISVQSEEGKGTVFTITFDMQLH from the coding sequence ATGAATCGACTGTCGATCCGCTGGAAAATCACGATTTTAATTTTTGTCATCGTCAGCTTTTCGATGCTGCTGAGCGGCGTATTTATCATTAGTGACTTTTTCCATACAAAGGAAGAAGAGTTGAGCCAACGCGCCTTATTGACAGCGCGCACCGTATCCGAACTGCCGGAAGTCAAGCAGCACATTGTCGGGTCAAAGCAAAGCCGAGCGCTCGTGAACCCGATCGTCGAACGGGTGCGTGTCATCCATAGCGCCGATTATATTGTTGTGCTCGATATGAACAAAATTCGCCTCTCCCATCCGCTTCCAACGATGATTGGCACCGTCTCCCGCGGGGCTGATGAAGGGCCGGCATTCGCGGAACATACGTATACGTCGAAAGCGCGCGGAGAAATCGGGACAGTGGTTCGCGCCTTCGTCCCCATCATGAATCGCGATCATGAACAAATTGGCGTCACCATCGCCGCTTACCGACTGCCGACGTTTTGGGAAGCGATTGATACGTTGAAAGAAGAAATCGCCATGGCGGTCGTTTTATCGCTAGCAGCCGGTGGAAGCGGAGCTTGGCTGCTGGCCTCTCATATTAAGCGGCAAATGTTTGAGCTTGAACCGCATGAAATCGCCAAACTGCTTGTGGAGCGGACAGAGGCGTTTAACGCCATGCACGAAGGTGTCATCGCCATCGACAGCAATGAAAACATCACCATTTTTAATGATCGGGCGAAGCAAATGCTTGGCATCGAAGGGGACGTAATCGGACGCCCGATTCGTTCCGTAATCCCGGATACGTACCTTCCGGAGATCTTGGAGGTGAACAAACCGATTTACAACAAAGAACTGCAGCTCGGCAACTTAACGATTTGGAGCAACCGCATCCCGATTAAGGTCAATGGAGAAACGGTTGGCGCCATTGCCATTTTCCAAGACCGCACCGAAGTGAAACGGCTGGCTGAAGAATTAACCGGGGTAAAGGCGTTTGTCCACGCCTTGCGCGTGCAAAACCATGAATACATGAATAAGCTCCATACGATTGCCGGCCTGATCCAGCTCGGTCATGTTGAGAAGGCGCTTGAGTACGTGTTCCAAGTTACGGAAGAACAGGCGGAGCTCACGCAGTTTTTAAGCCGCAACATCAAAGATGAGAGCATTTCCGGACTATTGTTAAGCAAAATCCGCCGCGGCAAGGAGCTCGGCATTCGTGTGACGATCGACCGGCACAGCCGGCTGCACCGCTTCCCGCCGCACCTCGACCATCATGATTTCGTCATTCTCCTTGGCAACCTGATTGAAAACGCCTTCGATGCGTTCCAAGGGATCACCGATCGGGAGAAAGAAATCTACATCAGCATGGAACAAAATGAAGAGATTTGCTCCCTCTCGGTTGAGGACAACGGCCAAGGCATCACCCGCGAGCATATCGACCGCATTTTTGACGAAGGCTTTTCAACAAAAGGAAAGAACGGACGCGGCATCGGCCTATATTTGGTGAAGCAAATTGTGGAAAAAGGAAACGGCCACATCAGCGTTCAGTCCGAGGAAGGGAAGGGAACTGTATTTACCATTACATTTGATATGCAACTTCATTGA
- a CDS encoding LacI family DNA-binding transcriptional regulator, whose protein sequence is MANIRDLAKEAGVSVSTVSRVLNGYPYVSEEKRKAVWEAVEKLNYTKNIQAVHLAKGTTMIIGVMLRYIHHPYFSAIIEGISKEALRCGYQLLLFQTNYDVERELEALERLRMKQMDGVIVCSHEADWQIFAEYQEEGPIVLCERVDRHDFFTVYIDHYQAFSKALRYLLDKEHRRIGYCIGRRTGPNSQARAAAYEEVLRDAGVTPQRQWIFDGCLFLEDGKRVIEQWMAMGERPSALLVTSDQVTAGIVLYARHVGVRIPEELAIIGFDNDPLAEMLGITTVALPHFTLGERAFRLLHHWLETGNVPRKQEELPTRLIVRATG, encoded by the coding sequence GTGGCGAACATCCGTGATTTAGCGAAAGAAGCGGGCGTGTCGGTGTCTACCGTATCAAGGGTATTGAACGGGTATCCATATGTGAGCGAGGAAAAGCGGAAGGCCGTTTGGGAGGCAGTCGAGAAGCTCAATTATACAAAAAACATTCAAGCTGTCCATTTGGCGAAAGGAACGACAATGATCATCGGAGTCATGCTTCGGTACATTCATCACCCTTATTTTTCCGCAATTATCGAAGGGATTTCCAAGGAGGCGCTTCGTTGCGGTTATCAGTTGCTTTTGTTTCAGACGAATTATGACGTTGAGCGAGAGCTCGAGGCGCTAGAGCGGTTGCGGATGAAGCAAATGGATGGGGTGATTGTCTGTTCTCATGAAGCGGATTGGCAGATTTTTGCGGAATACCAAGAAGAGGGACCGATTGTTTTGTGTGAACGAGTGGATAGGCATGACTTTTTCACGGTTTACATCGACCACTACCAAGCGTTTTCCAAAGCGCTTCGCTATTTGCTGGACAAAGAGCACCGGCGGATCGGTTATTGCATTGGAAGAAGGACAGGCCCGAACAGCCAAGCGAGGGCGGCGGCGTATGAAGAGGTATTGCGTGACGCCGGCGTCACTCCCCAGCGCCAGTGGATTTTTGACGGTTGTCTATTTCTTGAAGACGGAAAGCGCGTGATCGAGCAATGGATGGCTATGGGGGAACGACCGAGCGCTTTGCTTGTGACGAGCGACCAAGTGACGGCCGGCATCGTGTTGTACGCCCGGCACGTCGGGGTGCGTATTCCAGAGGAGCTTGCCATCATTGGGTTTGATAATGATCCGTTGGCTGAAATGCTGGGCATTACAACCGTAGCACTCCCCCATTTTACGCTCGGAGAAAGAGCGTTCCGCCTCCTTCACCATTGGCTGGAGACAGGAAATGTCCCGCGAAAACAAGAAGAGTTGCCTACCCGGTTGATCGTGCGGGCTACCGGGTAG
- a CDS encoding PhoX family phosphatase yields MDRRLFLKYVGSSTAALVAASSGIDTLASKASAMTANHLMNGQPSGNGKPLTAPFKPISRTWENDLVLPKGYRYNIIASYGDVINSKGEKFGDSADLTVYFPIDSLEGGNNSEEGLIWVNHEFPEPENYMKILGIDPNTFNKANLSSYPELLKMEKEAVGGSVIHVKKEKGEWRLVKNDQYNRRIDANTPIRLTGPASGSKAVKGATTVTGTLGNCSGGRTLWNTVLSCEENTYYGDDYGWPDFIDEHYGWVVEVDPFNPNAPIRKHTALGRFAHENTAMGLTKDGRVVVYMGDDKADAFFYKFVSQKKFNPNNREANFDILESGTLYVADLGKQKWIALDYEANKDLQNYEKNGKKFFTSQADVLTYAREAGAAVKATPLDRPEDVEIHPYDGSVFLSLTNNSKHGNFHGQIIRFIPAEGDHGSETFTFEVFIAGGRQSGITCPDNLHFDSKGNLWVVEDFYATEDNVYAAYKNCGVFMIPTDGKQYGEPFQFASGPKGCEVTGPWFTPDERTLFLDVQHPETWNPYPGQRFGRSCLVAVQGGHFNK; encoded by the coding sequence CGCCGCGTCATCCGGTATAGACACATTAGCAAGTAAGGCAAGCGCCATGACGGCAAACCATTTAATGAACGGTCAACCGTCAGGAAACGGCAAGCCGCTTACGGCGCCTTTCAAACCGATCAGCCGCACATGGGAAAATGATTTAGTTCTGCCGAAAGGCTATCGATACAACATTATCGCTTCATATGGGGATGTCATTAACTCGAAGGGCGAAAAGTTCGGCGACTCGGCTGATCTTACGGTCTACTTTCCGATCGATAGCCTCGAAGGCGGCAACAACTCCGAAGAAGGACTCATCTGGGTTAACCATGAATTCCCTGAGCCAGAAAACTATATGAAAATACTAGGAATTGACCCGAATACATTTAACAAGGCGAATCTTTCAAGCTACCCTGAATTGTTAAAAATGGAAAAAGAAGCAGTTGGCGGCTCAGTCATTCACGTAAAAAAAGAAAAAGGCGAATGGCGGTTAGTAAAAAATGACCAATATAACCGGCGGATCGATGCAAACACTCCTATTCGATTAACCGGCCCTGCAAGCGGAAGCAAGGCGGTCAAAGGTGCGACAACGGTGACAGGAACGCTCGGAAACTGCAGCGGCGGAAGAACGCTTTGGAATACCGTTCTTTCTTGTGAGGAGAATACATATTACGGCGATGACTACGGATGGCCTGATTTTATTGATGAGCATTATGGCTGGGTCGTGGAAGTCGATCCATTTAACCCGAATGCGCCCATACGGAAGCATACCGCACTGGGGCGCTTCGCCCACGAAAATACGGCAATGGGATTAACGAAAGACGGCAGGGTGGTCGTTTATATGGGGGATGACAAAGCCGATGCCTTCTTCTATAAGTTTGTCAGCCAAAAGAAATTCAACCCGAATAACCGCGAGGCCAACTTCGATATTTTAGAAAGCGGAACATTATACGTCGCTGATCTCGGAAAACAAAAATGGATCGCGCTCGATTACGAGGCGAATAAGGATTTGCAAAACTATGAAAAAAACGGCAAAAAGTTTTTCACTAGCCAGGCGGATGTGCTGACCTACGCGCGGGAAGCAGGCGCTGCTGTTAAAGCAACACCGCTCGACCGTCCGGAAGATGTCGAAATCCATCCGTATGACGGCAGCGTATTTTTATCTTTAACAAACAATTCGAAGCACGGAAACTTCCATGGCCAAATCATCCGTTTCATCCCTGCGGAAGGTGACCACGGAAGCGAAACATTCACGTTTGAAGTTTTCATCGCTGGCGGACGCCAAAGCGGCATTACGTGTCCTGACAACCTTCACTTTGACAGCAAAGGGAACCTTTGGGTTGTTGAAGATTTTTATGCGACAGAAGATAACGTGTATGCCGCGTATAAAAACTGCGGGGTGTTCATGATTCCGACCGACGGCAAACAGTACGGGGAGCCGTTCCAGTTTGCGTCCGGTCCGAAAGGGTGCGAAGTCACCGGTCCATGGTTCACTCCCGATGAGCGCACGCTATTTTTAGATGTACAGCATCCGGAAACGTGGAATCCTTATCCCGGCCAACGTTTCGGCCGTTCCTGCCTCGTAGCCGTACAAGGCGGACATTTCAATAAATAA
- the tatC gene encoding twin-arginine translocase subunit TatC codes for MKNQEMNLIDHLDELRKRLIITLGAFTILLIGSLIYAPAMYRWLVQDLPLKLAVLGPSDILWIYFVLAGVVAIAGTIPIAAHQAWLFVRPALHEHEQRLALAYIPALFILFVLGICFGYFIIFPFVFHFLLSLSGEMFTTLFTAERYFRFVIHMTVPFGFLFELPVIIMFLTSLGVLNPYRLQRMRKYAYFVLILVAVFITPPDLLSDILVIVPLLFLYECSVLLSKIVYHRKCKANEEWRKNEIRSIP; via the coding sequence ATGAAAAACCAAGAAATGAACTTGATCGATCATTTGGATGAACTGCGCAAACGCCTCATCATTACACTTGGCGCTTTTACCATTTTGTTAATTGGATCGCTCATTTACGCACCGGCTATGTATCGATGGCTCGTTCAGGACTTGCCGCTGAAGCTGGCCGTTCTCGGCCCAAGCGACATTTTGTGGATCTATTTCGTCTTAGCCGGCGTGGTCGCCATTGCCGGGACAATACCAATTGCCGCCCATCAAGCGTGGCTGTTCGTTCGCCCGGCATTGCACGAGCATGAGCAAAGACTAGCATTAGCTTACATTCCGGCTCTTTTCATTCTGTTTGTATTAGGAATATGCTTCGGGTACTTTATCATTTTCCCGTTTGTTTTTCACTTTCTTCTTTCCCTGTCAGGCGAGATGTTTACAACGCTCTTTACGGCGGAACGATACTTTCGGTTTGTCATTCATATGACGGTTCCGTTCGGATTTTTATTCGAACTTCCAGTCATCATCATGTTTTTGACGAGTCTTGGGGTGTTAAATCCGTACCGGCTGCAGCGAATGAGAAAATACGCTTACTTTGTTTTAATTTTAGTTGCAGTGTTTATCACTCCTCCAGATTTGCTTTCAGATATTCTTGTCATCGTCCCCCTGCTGTTTCTATATGAGTGCAGTGTTTTACTGTCCAAAATCGTTTACCACCGGAAATGCAAAGCGAACGAAGAATGGCGAAAAAACGAGATCCGCTCCATCCCTTGA
- a CDS encoding dicarboxylate/amino acid:cation symporter gives MRGKFKNLTVQVIIGILLGIIVGFLFPEFGTKLKVLADGFIKLIKMVIAPIIFFTVVIGIGNMGDLKKVGRIGGKALLYFEIVTTFALAIGIVVVNFVKPGVGFNTDAVKGGDISQYTKQAEETSHGFVDFVLSIIPDNVVAAMASGELLPVLFFAVLFGVAAAGLGEKAKPVLSLFERIAELFFSVVNMVMKVSPIAAFGAMAYTIGTFGLGSLVSLGKLMGSVYITMAFFIFVVLGGIAKFYGFNIFKFLAYIKEELLLVLGTSSSESALPRLMERLEKYGCSKSVVGLVVPTGYSFNLDGTSIYLSMAAIFIAQAYGIDLSIWQELTLLGVLMLTSKGAAGVTGSGFITLAATLAAFPMIPVEGIALLLGVDRFMSEARAITNIIGNAVATVVVSKMENEFHPSAEQQLAEGNMKIAK, from the coding sequence ATGCGGGGGAAATTTAAAAATTTAACCGTGCAAGTCATTATCGGTATTCTTTTGGGGATTATCGTCGGGTTTTTATTCCCGGAATTCGGCACTAAGTTAAAAGTGTTAGCCGATGGGTTTATTAAGTTGATCAAAATGGTGATCGCGCCGATTATTTTCTTTACCGTTGTGATCGGGATCGGCAACATGGGCGACTTGAAAAAAGTCGGGCGCATCGGCGGCAAGGCGCTCCTTTATTTCGAGATCGTCACGACATTTGCTTTAGCGATTGGGATTGTCGTTGTTAACTTCGTCAAACCGGGTGTTGGTTTCAATACCGATGCGGTCAAAGGCGGAGACATTTCGCAATATACGAAGCAGGCGGAAGAGACGAGCCACGGTTTTGTCGATTTCGTGCTCAGTATTATCCCGGATAACGTTGTCGCAGCCATGGCCAGTGGAGAATTGCTTCCAGTGCTCTTCTTCGCCGTCCTGTTTGGCGTGGCGGCAGCCGGTTTAGGGGAAAAAGCCAAACCAGTGCTTTCTTTGTTCGAACGGATTGCAGAACTATTCTTTAGCGTAGTCAATATGGTCATGAAAGTGTCGCCAATTGCCGCATTTGGCGCGATGGCGTATACGATTGGCACATTCGGCCTCGGCTCGCTCGTGTCGCTCGGCAAGCTGATGGGATCGGTATACATTACGATGGCATTCTTTATTTTCGTCGTGCTCGGCGGAATTGCCAAGTTTTACGGATTTAACATCTTTAAGTTTCTCGCCTATATTAAAGAGGAACTGTTGCTCGTTCTTGGTACGTCCTCGTCTGAATCAGCTCTGCCGCGTCTGATGGAGCGGCTTGAAAAATACGGCTGCTCGAAGTCGGTCGTTGGCCTTGTCGTTCCGACCGGGTACTCGTTTAACTTGGACGGCACATCGATTTATTTGTCGATGGCGGCTATTTTCATCGCTCAAGCATACGGCATTGATTTAAGCATTTGGCAAGAGTTGACATTACTCGGAGTGTTAATGCTCACCTCGAAAGGGGCGGCAGGGGTCACCGGTTCTGGCTTTATTACGCTGGCCGCAACGTTGGCGGCGTTCCCGATGATTCCGGTCGAAGGCATCGCCTTGTTGCTCGGAGTCGACCGTTTTATGTCTGAGGCGCGGGCGATTACAAACATTATCGGCAACGCAGTAGCCACGGTTGTCGTTTCGAAAATGGAAAATGAGTTTCATCCTTCCGCTGAACAACAACTAGCGGAAGGGAATATGAAAATCGCGAAGTAA
- a CDS encoding twin-arginine translocase TatA/TatE family subunit: MLQNIGIPGLILILVIALIIFGPSKLPEIGRAFGTTLREFKKSARELVSDDESNKERLNNKVEKTS, encoded by the coding sequence ATGCTGCAAAATATAGGTATCCCTGGTTTAATCCTCATTCTTGTCATTGCCTTGATCATTTTTGGTCCATCAAAACTTCCGGAAATCGGCCGCGCTTTTGGTACAACGCTGAGAGAATTCAAAAAATCAGCGCGGGAATTGGTTTCAGATGACGAGTCAAACAAAGAGAGGTTAAATAATAAAGTGGAAAAAACAAGTTAG
- a CDS encoding TRAP transporter substrate-binding protein, producing MGVKWKFWVIFLVIGIGLAAWAVSRQADQERIVYDDEQRGLQKQIIIYFSHVVAENTPKGLAAQKFAELVEQKTNGRVKVEVFANGSLYSDGEELDALLRGDVQMIAPSFSKVTELIPEWQVLDLPFLFRDDNDVRRVFTGKVGAELLGMLEEKGIKGLALWSNGFKQMMGTTRPLVEPDDFRGVRFRIMPSEVIDRQFRLLGGEPVAVSFDRVYRALERHEFDGQENTISNIYSKGFYKFQPYITISNHGYLGYAVMMNRSFWDSLPKEIQQNIAEAMAEATQWNLRQSKAQNERELQQLKRREDVHLYLLSETEKRRWERKLAPLYQEFTRQFGSRLLNEIKKSDE from the coding sequence ATGGGGGTAAAGTGGAAATTTTGGGTGATCTTTCTTGTCATCGGCATCGGTCTTGCCGCATGGGCCGTCAGCCGCCAAGCTGATCAAGAGCGGATTGTGTACGATGATGAACAAAGGGGGCTGCAAAAACAAATTATCATTTACTTTAGCCATGTCGTTGCGGAAAATACACCGAAAGGGCTGGCAGCGCAAAAGTTTGCCGAACTTGTCGAACAAAAGACAAACGGCCGCGTCAAAGTCGAAGTGTTCGCGAACGGCTCGCTTTATTCGGATGGAGAGGAGCTTGATGCGCTGCTGCGCGGCGATGTACAAATGATCGCCCCGTCGTTTTCGAAGGTGACAGAACTCATTCCGGAGTGGCAAGTGCTCGATTTGCCGTTTTTGTTTCGCGACGACAACGATGTGCGCCGTGTGTTCACCGGAAAAGTGGGAGCCGAACTGCTCGGAATGCTCGAGGAAAAAGGAATCAAAGGGCTGGCGCTTTGGAGCAATGGATTTAAGCAAATGATGGGCACAACGCGCCCGCTTGTCGAGCCCGATGATTTCCGTGGGGTGCGTTTTCGCATTATGCCGAGCGAAGTGATCGACAGGCAGTTTCGCCTGCTTGGCGGCGAACCGGTTGCTGTCTCATTTGACCGTGTATATCGGGCGCTTGAACGGCATGAGTTTGACGGCCAGGAAAATACGATTTCTAACATTTATTCGAAAGGGTTTTACAAGTTTCAGCCGTATATTACCATCAGCAACCACGGCTATCTTGGCTATGCAGTCATGATGAACCGGTCATTTTGGGACAGTTTGCCGAAGGAGATCCAGCAAAACATAGCCGAAGCGATGGCCGAGGCGACTCAATGGAATTTGCGGCAGTCAAAGGCGCAAAACGAGCGGGAATTGCAGCAGCTGAAGCGGCGTGAGGATGTCCATCTTTATTTGCTGTCGGAAACAGAAAAGCGGAGATGGGAACGGAAATTGGCCCCACTGTATCAGGAATTTACGAGACAGTTCGGTTCCAGACTTTTAAATGAAATCAAGAAATCCGATGAATAA
- a CDS encoding N-acetylmuramoyl-L-alanine amidase codes for MKKIFWDKGHGGSDPGAIGNGLQEKNLTHKIVEYATDYLAAHYEGFTQRVSREGDQSLTLGQRADMANTWGADVFVSVHINAGKGTGFETYVYNGGVSSQTVALQNVLHGEILAEMRKFENVTDRGKKRANYAVLRESKMPAVLTENLFIDSNDAKLLKNEAFLKVVGEAHARGVAKFLGLPQKAQTQPEQKSSTGKLYRVQVGAFSDRRNAERLAEELKRNGYPVFITD; via the coding sequence ATGAAAAAAATCTTTTGGGACAAAGGACACGGCGGCAGTGATCCCGGGGCAATAGGTAATGGGTTACAAGAGAAAAATTTGACTCATAAAATCGTGGAGTATGCGACCGATTATTTAGCGGCTCATTACGAAGGGTTTACACAACGGGTTAGCCGCGAAGGCGATCAATCCCTCACTCTTGGTCAACGAGCCGACATGGCAAACACATGGGGGGCAGACGTATTTGTCAGCGTGCATATCAATGCTGGCAAGGGAACAGGGTTTGAAACGTATGTCTACAACGGCGGCGTTTCCTCTCAAACAGTCGCGTTGCAAAATGTGCTGCATGGCGAAATTTTAGCGGAGATGCGGAAGTTTGAAAACGTCACAGACCGTGGAAAAAAGCGTGCTAACTATGCGGTGTTGCGCGAATCAAAAATGCCAGCCGTGTTGACAGAAAACTTGTTCATTGATTCAAACGACGCCAAACTATTAAAAAACGAAGCATTTCTCAAAGTCGTAGGAGAAGCGCATGCTAGGGGTGTTGCGAAATTCTTGGGACTGCCACAAAAAGCACAGACCCAACCAGAACAAAAATCGTCTACCGGGAAATTATATCGTGTGCAGGTCGGTGCATTCAGCGATCGAAGGAATGCAGAAAGGTTAGCAGAGGAGCTCAAAAGAAATGGATATCCCGTTTTTATCACAGATTAA
- a CDS encoding ribonucleoside-triphosphate reductase codes for MGIKISLEDWEGDWRETLKSDNLNSFFSCEMYMTVHNGIEKMTINIATLYGTALLSMVTGIMDMIANKENKPFRISGFGSVYDYFFIMKGHQIKIEAVNVTNDKVESFLFYDKIKFAHDFVKALKNHLREIAQINIRIKEQETYKLLEQKMYTLISMLESY; via the coding sequence ATGGGGATCAAAATTTCATTAGAGGACTGGGAAGGAGATTGGAGAGAAACACTTAAAAGTGACAATCTCAATAGTTTTTTTAGTTGTGAAATGTATATGACTGTTCATAACGGTATCGAAAAAATGACGATCAATATCGCAACCCTTTATGGCACAGCTTTGTTAAGTATGGTTACTGGTATTATGGATATGATAGCCAATAAAGAGAATAAGCCGTTCCGCATTTCTGGATTTGGTTCTGTTTATGATTATTTTTTCATAATGAAAGGACATCAAATCAAAATTGAAGCCGTAAATGTTACAAATGATAAGGTGGAATCCTTTCTTTTTTATGATAAAATAAAATTCGCTCATGATTTTGTGAAAGCGCTGAAAAACCATTTACGAGAGATTGCGCAAATTAACATCCGAATTAAGGAACAAGAAACATATAAGCTTCTAGAACAAAAAATGTACACTCTCATTTCCATGCTCGAGAGTTATTAA